ATGAAAATTGCTCTAGAAATGGCAGAATAGAAAAAACATGGGAGAAGAAGTTTATCAATTAACTTCTTCTCCTTTTAAATTTATTTAAGGGGGTGATGAAGAAGTAATAAGATGCTTATATAAAATAAATTAATATGTATATGGGGGAGTGTATCAAAAGATGAAGAAATTAAATTTAAAACTAAAGAGCAGATTAGTAATTATGTTAGTATTAGTAGCTCTTATACCTACTTTAGTTTTAACGGGGATTAATTACTATGAGCAAAGAAATATGATTAATGGAAACATTACAGAAAACAGTAAAAATGTGAATGAAAATCTAAAAGAAAGAATAGATTATTTTTTAAACGAAAATACAAAACTTTTAGAATACTTAGCTAGTGATGAACGGGTTCATGAAATGGATCCTTTAGAACTTAAAAAAATTTTTGGCGAATTTCAGAAGAATTATCCATCTTATGAATTTATATATGTAACAGATGCAGATGGTATGTTAAAAGCAAGTACTAGTGATGTATCTGTAGAAGATTATAGTGAGTATGACTATAGCGATGGAGAATGGTACATAGATGCAAAAAATGGAGAAAATCATATTTCAGAATCTACATACATATCTAGTTTAACTAATAATCCTTGCATAACGGTTGCAGTACCTATTATAAGAAATGGTGAAACTATAGGTGTACTTGGAGGAGATATCAATCTAAATGGATTACAAGAAATTGTATCAAGTATTAAAATTGGAAATGAAGGATATGGATATCTAGTGGATGCATCAGGAACATATATTGCACATCCTGATTTTGAAGAAAAAGTTTTAAATGGGGAAAGTGGAGCAGAAAATCCAGCAGTTAAGGATGCATTAAAGGGCATTAACGATACAAAAGTATACACTAATGAAAGTAATGTGGATATGTTTAGTTCAACAAATTTTATAGAAAAAACTTCATGGGGAGTTGTTACAGAACAACCACATCAACAAGCTTTTTCTGAACTGAATAGTTTATTATTAAATAGTCTTATATTAATTTCAATAGTAACTGGTATTGTTATTTTAATCGCACTATTAGTAGCAAAAAATATTGCAAATCCAATTACAAAGTTATCAGAAATGATTGAAAGATTATCTAAATATGATTTAACATTTGTTAAAGATAGCAAAACTGAGAAATATTTAAATAGAAAAGATGAGATAGGTACAATATCTAAAGCTCTTGGAACAATGCAGAGAAATTTTATTACTTTAATTAGAAATATATCTGATATGTCTCAGCAAGTTGCATCATCATCTGAAGAATTAACAGCAACAAGTCAGCAATCATCAGTAGCAGCTGAAGAAGTGGCGAAAACTATAGAAGAAATAGCTAATGGAGCTAATGAACAAGCAAAAAATACAGATAATGGAGCAGGAAATATTAATAAATTAGGACACTTGATAGAACAGAATCAGGTATATATAAGTGATTTAAATGATTCTACTAAGGAAGTACATACATTAAAAAATGAAGGAATTGAAAGTCTAAAGGATCTTACGAAGAGGACAGAACAAAGTAACTTATTATCTAAAGAAGTAAATCAAGTTATTGTAAAAACTAATGAAAGTGCAGGTAAAATAGAAAGTGCTAGCCAAATGATTAAAAATATAGCTGACCAGACTAATCTTTTAGCCCTTAATGCAGCAATAGAAGCAGCTAGAGCAGGGGAAGCAGGGAGAGGCTTTGCAGTGGTAGCAGATGAAATAAGAAAGTTAGCAGAGGAATCAACTGTATTTACAGAAGAAATCACTAGTATCATTGAGGAATTAATTGGAAAAACATCAGATGCAGTCGGTAAAATGAAGGAATCTGGAGAAATAATGAATGCTCAATCAGAAAGTGTAAAAATTACTAATTTAAAATTTGAAGGAATTAATGAGGCAATTGAAAGAATGGAATATGTAATAAAAAATATTAATTATTCAGGAAGAGAAATGGAAGAAAAGAAAGTAGAGATTATAGGAATGATAGAGAATTTATCAGCTATATCACAGGAAAATGCAGCAGGTACTGAAGAGGCTTCTGCATCAATAGAAGAGCAAACAGCATCTATAGAGGAAATAGCAACAGCTAGTCAGTCTTTAGCAAAATTAGCAACAGAAATGCAAGAAAATATTTTAAAGTTTAAAATATAGAATAAATAAAATTTTAAAGAGGATATCCTAGTATTAGGGTATCCTCTTTAAAATATCTAAAAGAAGGAATTTAGATAAATTTGTAGAAATATAATATAGAGTATTTTTCTGAAAATAATGAAATATAGAAAATAAATTTTTTTGAAATTATATTATATAAAAATTAAAAGGAAGAAGGAATAATTAAAGTGTTAAAGGTAAACTTTTATGAATTAAATACAGTTGAAGATAGCAAACTTAAATTTGCAGTTATTATGTCAAGATATAAAGATAAATGGATATTTGTAAGACATAAGGAAAGATTAAGTTGGGAAATTCCAGGTGGTCATAGAGAAGAAAATGAAAATATCAATTACACAGCTTCAAGAGAATTGATTGAAGAAACAGGAGCAAAAGATTTTAATCTTATTCCAGTTTGTATATATTCAGTATCTAGAAAGGAAGTTGAATCTTTTGGGCAATTATTTTACTCAAATGTAGAATCTCTTGGTAAATTACCAAATTCTGAAATTGGAGAAGTCAAACCTTTTGATACTATACCCAAAACATTAACTTATCCATTAATTCAGCCTTATTTATATCAAAAAATTAATGAATTTTTTATATCAAGGGAGGAGTATAATGTCTCAAACTATGGATGGCAAAAAGATAAATTTTAAAAACTCTAGAGGATTGAAAATTGTTGCAAATTTATATAGAGCTGATTCAAATATTATAATCATAATGGCTCATGGATTTACTAATGATAAATCATCAAATGGTAGATTTGATGATTTGGCAGAAGCTTTAAACAAAGTTGGGTATGATGTTTTAGCAATAGATTTTAGTGGATGTGGAGAAAGTGACGACAATTCTATAACTTTAACAAATCAAGTGGATGACTTAAATTCTGCTATTCAATTTGCTTTAGGGAAAGGATATAAAAAAATAGGATTGTTTGGAAATAGCTTTGGAACTTTGGCATGTTTAAAAAACTATAGAAAAGAAGTAATAACAATGGTTTTAGTTGGAGCATTAACAGATAGTATGCAATATGATTGGAATGATTATTTTTCCAAAAAACAGTTAGATAATTTACATAAACAAGGTTTCTTTTATTTTTGCACAAATAGAAAACATAAAATTACTAATCAGACTTTGATGGATTTTGAGCAAATCAATCAAAAGGATTTATTTAGAAATGTTGACTGTCCTATATTAATTATTCATGGAGACAATATCAAGGATCAAGAAGAGTTACAGTTGTTAGAAAGGTCACAAAAAGCAATAAATACAATAATAGATAACTCAAAACTTGAAATTGTTAAGGGATCAAAACATGGTATGAGAAAAGATTGGGATAAAGTTATTGATATTACTTGTAAGTGGTATAGTAAATATATATATTAAGATTTATTGATTTAAAGAGTAAAGTTGGAATAATTAGAGGAAGATTTATATGTACATAGTGTTAATTTACTAGAAATTTGATTTAGTATTCTTAGTAATTTTTTCAAAAGGGTCAAGGGAGTGATTATAATGAACTATAACAATTTGAAAGAAGAATGGAAAAAAGAAGAACAATATACATTTAAGGGCTGGGACTTTTCCCATATTGATGCAAGATATGAAGAAGAGAAACTTCCTTGGAATTATAAAGAAATTATATTAAAGTATGTTAATCCTTCTCATAGATTATTAGATATGGGTACTGGTGGTGGAGAATTTTTATTAACTTTAAATCACCCTTATGAATTAACAAGTGTTACAGAAGCATATCCACCAAATGTAGAATTATGTAAAAAGAAATTATCTTCATTAGGAATAGAAGTAAAACAGATAATAGAAGATAGTAATATTCCTTATGTGGATAATAATTTTGATATTGTTATTAATAAACATGAGGCTTTTGATATGAATGAAGTAAAAAGAATATTAAAAAAAGATGGTTTTTTTATAACACAGCAGGTTGGAGGGAAAAATAATAATGATTTATCATATAAATTAATTGATGGTTTAGAGCATCAATACTTAAATCATGACTTAGAAAATAATATTAAAATATTAAAAGATGCTGGTTTTGAAATATTATTCTCTCATGAATATTTTCCAAAAAGTAAGTTCTATGATATAGGAGCACTAGTTTATTTTGCTAAGATTATTGAGTGGGAGTTTCCTAATTTTTCAGTTGATTCTTGCTTTCAGAACTTATGTAAACTAAAAAAAGAGTTAGATGAAAAAGGTTATATTGTTGGAACAGAACATAGGTTTATGATAGTTGCAAAAAAACAATAAAAATATAGTAATAGTAACTTATATTGTTACATAAAATCTCTTAAATAATTATTTAAGAGATTTTTTATATATAGTATATACCTAATTGATTAAATATGTGCTATACTAGTAAAAACAAATATATTGTAGAAATTTGACGAATGATAAAATATTAAAATATAAGGTGGGATAAATATGATTAAGATTATGGCAGATTCCACATGTGATCTATCTAAAGAGATAATTGATAATTATAATATAGGAGTTGCGCCTCTTAATATTATTATTAAAGGAAAGAGTTATAAAGATAAGATAGATATTCAGCCAGATGAATTTTATAAAGTACAAAGATCTCTAGATAAAAATCCAACTACATCAATGCCTAGCCCAGAAGAATATTTAAAAATTATAGATAGAGCAGTTAAAGATGGATATACTGAAATATTATGTATTTGTATGTCTAGTGGAACAAGTGGCTCATATCAGTCTGCTGTTATAGCAAAAGATTATTATTATGAAAATAATAAAGATTCTAATATTAAAATACACGTAGTAGACTCTTTATCTATGAGTCATGGAAGTGGTTGGTTAATAGTAAAATCTGATGAATTACTTGAAGAAGGTTATAGTTTTGACCAAATAATAGAGTTCAATGAAAATCATAAAACCCGAGTTAAGCACTTTCTTTGTGTAGATGACTTAGATAATTTAATAAAAAGTGGTAGATTAACTAATGTCAGTGCATTAATTGGTAAAGTCTTAAGAGTTAAACCTATAATGTCCATGAAAAATGGTAAAGGAGCAATAGTATCTAAAGTAAGAGGAAAAAATAAAGCATTAAATTATTATATAGATGAGTTTACAAGAAGAGTAGATAAAGATATTACAGATTTCATTATTATTGGTTATACTACAGATATAAATATAGCTAGTAATTTACAAGAAAAAATTAAGAAGGAAACAGATTTTGATGGAGAAATTTATATAATGCAAATGGGGGCAGCGGTAGGAACTCATGTAGGATCTGGAGGATTATCTATGTTTTTTGTAGAAAAAGAAAAAATGAAAGATGGATTGCTAAAAAATAAAATAAGAACTATAAAAGAAAAAAGATTGCAAAAATAAGTTTATATAAAAATAGAAAATAGATTAGTAAAGATATATGTGTAAAGGACCAGAGATATTATAAATAATAAACTATCTCTGGTCCTTTTGTAATAAAAAAGGATTTTGTAAAGATATATAGAATAAATTATGATAAAGGTTAATTGAATATTTAATAGTAAAATAAAGTTTTTATACAAATAGATATTAAGTAACGGGGGTAAAATAAATGATAAAAAAACTAAAAAGAGGAGATACAATTGGATTTTTCTCACCATCAACACCTATTACTGCATTGTGCCCTAATAGATTTAACAGAAGTAAAAAATTTCTTGAAAATAAAGGATTTAAATTAAAAGCTGGAAATTTAACAGATAAAAAAGACTTTTATAGGTCTGGTAGTATAAAAGATAGAGCAGAAGAATTAAATCAGTTAATAAGAGACCCAGAAGTAAGATGCATTATTTCTACAATAGGTGGAATGAATTCAAATTCAATAGTACCATATATAGACTATGAATCTTTAAAAAAAGATCCTAAAATAATTATAGGATATTCTGATATGACAGCAATATTATTTGCTATTTATGCTAAAACTGGAATAACTACTTTTTATGGGCCAGCATTAGTAGCTTCATTTGGAGAAATAGAACCTTTTAATGAACTGAATTTTAAATATTTTGAAGATATTTTAGTTAAAGAAATTAATATACCTTATAATTATAAAGTGCCAAAAATGTGGACTGAGGAATATATAGATTGGGAAAGTCAAAATAGAAGCAAAAAATCAAATAAAAATGAGTGGATAACTATAAATAAAGGAAAGATTAAAGGTAGATTAATAATAGGGAACTTGAATACAATGGCAGGTATATGGGGAAGTGAATACATGCCTGAAATTAAAAAAGGAGACATATTGTTTATAGAAGATTCTTTAAAAGATGCTGAAACTATAGAGCGTTCATTTGCTATGCTAAAAGCCAATAATATATTTGATAAGATAGGTGGATTGATACTAGGAAAGCATGAACTTTTTGAAGATAGAGGAAGTAAAAGGAAGCCATATGAAATATTAGAAGAAGTAATAGGCAGATATAACTTTCCTTTTTTAGCTGAAGTAGATTGTAGTCATACACATCCAATGTTTACAATGCCAATAGGATCAATAATTGAATTAGATGCTACAGGTAAGTCAATTAATTTAATTAGTGAATATTTGTAGAATAAATTTAGTTTAGATATGAGATTAATTAATTTTTAAAATAATAAAGAGGAGAAAACTATGGATTTTCAAGTAATTGGACGTTTATTAGCCTTATTATTTATATGGATAGTAATTACAAAGATATTTATAAAAATTTCAGGATATATTGGAGAGATATTAGGCATAGGAAAATTTTTTGTAAATCTATTTAAGAAAATAGAAAATAAACTTCCTAATAAAAGAAAAATATGATGAAAATAATAAAATTACTAAATTTGAAAATAATCACTTGATATATAACTATAAAGTTATTGATGAAACTATAAATTTTATATTGCTTAATGAAATATATGAATAAAATTTTAATTATATGTATGATGTAATGAGCATGAAAACTAATTTAATAATATTTAGATAAAATAAGTTTTAGAGATAGATAGTATATAAGTTAAATTAAGTTTTGGGGGGATGGAATGAAAGTAAGTATTAATTTTAAAACGGATGGTGTTATTGATTTCTATAATATATTTAATACAAAGAATATTTTAAAAAAGAAAGATATTGTAAATCTCTTTGATAAGTATTCATATGAAAAGTTATTAGAACTATTTGGTAAAAATGTTGACCTTATAGAAAAAGATCAATGGATAAATTTATTTCATAAAGCATATATACTTTATTTAAATAATAGTAAGGAGAATGTTGAGGAAAACCCAGTAAAAAGCAGCATTATTCAATCTGTGTTATGGACTCTAAATAATATTGAAAATCTAAATAAAAATGTAGATAGAATAGAAAAAATAATAAATAGACAAGCTTTTATAAAAGAGACATTAAAATATTTACCTAATATTAATTCTGATATTGAAATAAACATAGAATTATATGTTTTTATGTACAATGCATGTGTAGAAAAAAGTGTAGTATTATTGGATGTTTCATTTGCAACTTTATTGACTGAAGATCAGCTAAATGCACTATTATCACATGAATTACATCATTATTTAAAAGAAAATTGTCAAAAACCAAAGAAAGGATATAATGAAGTAGGGAAAGCTCTATTTGCTCTAGAAAATGAAGGAATAGCTGATATGTGTAGCTTTAAAGATATATGCTTCATATATGAATATTTTGGATTTATGGAAAAAGGAATCCTTAAAGATTGTTTGGAAAATCCAGATAGGTATATGAGAGAATTTATCAAATTGTTACGAGATAAATTGATTTTAAATAAAGATATTAAATTAAATAATTTTCTTATGACAAATCAAATTGTTCATCCTTTAGGTTATTCAATAGCAAAATATATTGAGAACACATTTGGAATAGATGAGCTTAGAAATTGTGCAGGAAAACCATTAAATTTTCTATTAAAATACAATGATGCTGTAAAGAAAAATCTACATAAAGAATTACTTGATCAAGAAACCATACAAAAGTTAAAGGAAATTTATGATGAGAATATATAAAATTATTATATAGTATAGGGGATATATTGTGAAAACACATATTATAGGTGGTAGCGGAACGGGAAAATCTTATATAGCGAAACAAATATCAAAGAAGTATAATATCCAACACTTTGATCTAGACAATATTTTTTGGGATAACACAGTAAAAACTTATGGAATAAAAATGCCTGTAGAAAAGAGAACAGAAGAGCTAAGTAATATATTATCAAAAGAAGATTGGATAATTGAAGGAGTATATTATAGTTGGTTATTAGATAGTTTTAAACTTTCAGATAAAATATTTGTTCTTAATATATCACCATTGATATTTAATTTTAGAATTATCAAAAGGTTTATTAAAAGAAAATTTGGACTTGAAGAAGGCAAAAAAGAAAATATAAAATCATTAAAAGATTTAATTATATGGACAAATAACTATCAAAAGTTTAAAATACCTAAAATACTTGAAGTTTTAGAGCCCTATAGAGATAAAGTTATAGTTATTCACAATACAAAAGAATTGTATAAATATTTTATGAAAATTGATAAATAAATAGTAATATTATATAAAACAGAGACATTTCAAAATAGAAATTGTTTCTTTTTTTATAATGAAAAAGGATTATGGAAAGATATGTAGAATAAACATAGTGAGAAAGGAGATTTTAAATGAATGAAACACAACTACTTAATAGAACACTTGAATTAATAAATGAAGCTGGAACACTAGATGCATATAATTTCTTAGTAACAAATATATATACATTGAATTCCATGTCAAGTCAAGTTTATAATTTTTTATACTGCTTAGCTGCTACATCGGACAAAAAAGAGGAAGCTCTAAGGTGGTTAGAAGAGGCAATTATTTTAAAGGAATTATGGTATAGGCCAGAAGTTTTTGAAGATGAAGATTTAAATAGTCTACAAGATGATATAAGATTTAAAACTTGTTCCAAAATTTCAGAAGAAAGATACCTTAAAGCTCATAAAATATCAAAGACTCAGTGTACTTGGATAAATAAAAGTAGTAATGGATTGATACTTGTTTTACATGGTAATCAGCAGAACAATGATATTAGTAAGGTGACTTGGCAATTTCTTTATGGTGAGAAATATCAAGTTGAATATTTACAATCAGAGGAAATAGATTCATATAATTTATTTAGATGGGAAGATGATGGAACTGGACCAATTCAACTTAAAGAAACTATTGATTCGATTGAATGGAATAGTTATGAGCATAAGATTTTGTGTGGATTTTCAGCAGGGTGTAATGTGATTTTAAGAGGAATTAGAGATAAAGATATTAGATGTAATAAGATAATACTGCAATCTCCTTGGATTCCTATTGTTAAAAATAACGTAAATAGTTTGATTCAAGCATTAAAAAAGAATGATATTGAAGTACTTATAATATGTGGAAATGACGATGAAGACTGTTTGAAACAATGTAAAATATTCGAATTAAAGTTAATTGAAGAAGAGTTAGATGTTAATACATTATACATTGAAGGCCTTGGACATGATTATCCAGAGAACTTCAATGAAATAGTTTTAGATTTTATTAATAAAGATAATTAAAGTCATTATTAAAGTTGTTATTTCAAATATTGGCTGATGGACTTAACATAGCATAATATTTGCAGTAAAAAAAGGAATAAGGGTGTGTTAATATGGTACAATCTCCAACTAAGAGAGCATTATATGAAATTCACATTTTAAATTATATGTAAAATGAATGGAGGAAATATGTTAGATAAATCAGTAAAGCATTTAGGGGTAGTAATGATTAGAAATAATAACCTAGGATATCCTAAATATCAATTGCCTGAAGGATTTAATTTTGTGAAATTTCAAGAAGGTGATGAGTTAGAGTGGGCTAAGATAGAAACATCAGTTGAAGAATTTACAGGTATAGATAAGGCTTTAGTGCATTTCAAAAAAGAGTTTGGTAATCAATATGAAAAGGTAAAAGAAAGATGTATTTTTATTAAAGATAAACATGGTCAAAAAGTTGCAACGGCTATGGCTTGGGAAGGACAATTACAAGGTCTCGAACTACCAAGAGTACATTGGGTAGGAGTAAAAAAAGATTATCAAAGTATAGGATTGAGTAAAGCGTTAATAACAAAAATTCTAGACATATATAAGGAGTTAGGAGAAAAAAGAAATATATATTTGACTACACAAACGTGGAGTTATAAAGCTATTAATATCTATAAAAAATTTGGATTTAAACCATTTAATGATATGAAAAGAGGGAAACAAGAAGGTGTTTGTAGTGATTTTGAATGTGACTTTAATATTGCATGGAATATTATAAATGAAAAAATTGAATCATACGAAGAAAGTAAAAATGTTGGTTAGAAAAATAGAATTATTCTATTTTTGGGATTGTGGTCAATTTGATGAATTAAACCCATTTTATATATTTGGTAAAGAAAACATACCAGAAATACTATTTTTAATTGCTAATACAGATCCTTTTAAATTTGAAATCCTAAAAAAACTTTATTGTAGTATAGAGCAATGTATTGAATGGAGGTTTTGTTAATGGATATATTTTATGAAATACATAAGGATATACCGAGAGAAGGACCAGGAGATAATGATTCAACAAAACAAGCAATAACTATGCTAAAAGATATACCTGAAAATTCTACTATACTTGATATAGGTTGTGGTCCAGGTATGCAAACAATTGAATTAGCTAAAAATATCAATGGTAAAGTATTTGCAATTGATATAAATAAAACATTTCTAGATAGACTAGTAGAGACTTCTTTTAATAATAACTTATCTCGCAAAATAGAAGCAAAACAAATGTCTATGTTCTCATTAGAATTTAAACAAGATAACTTTGATGTAATTTGGTGTGAAGGAGCTATTTTTATTATAGGTTTTGAAAGAGGTATACAAGAATGGAGAAATTATATAAAAATAGGTGGATATTTAGTTGTTTCAGAGATTTCTTGGTTGCGGAAAGATATACCTGAAGAACCAAAGAGTTTTTGGGAATCTGATTATCCTGAGATTAAAGGAATAGCAGATAATATAAAAATAATAGAAACGTCAGGTTATTCACCAGTTGGTCATTTTGTCATCCCTGAAAGTGGATGGTGGAAAGATTATTATAATCCATTAATAGATAGGATAAATAAATTAAGAAAAAAATATATAAATAACAAAGAAGCTAATAATAGATTAGATAATACACAAAGAGAAATTGAAATGTATGAGAAATATTCAGATTATTATGGCTATGTATTCTATATAATGAAAAGAATAGATTAATATTCTAAATTTGTTGGTTTAACTTAGGATTTAAGATTATTTATAATTAGAGGTACTGAAAAATTTATTTAAAAAGTAGTTAAATTCATTATAATGATATTTAAAACAAGGAGGTAATTATGGATATAAAGTCTAAATCATGGAACTGGGATGAAGTAAAGGAGAAATTTTGGGGAGAACCAGCAGAAGAAGTTTATTATTTAGGTAATAGATGGAAGAAAGAAAATAATATGAAAGTTTTAGATTTAGGCTGTGGTATTGGTAGACATTCTATTTTTTTATCTCAAAATGATTTTGATGTTTATGCACATGACTTATCTGAAAGTGGATTAAGGAAACTAGATGAAGTATCTAGTAAAGAAGGCTTAAATATTAAAATTAATTTAGGTGATATGGTATCATTACCTTATGAATCTAATTTTTTTAATTGCATATTAGCTTATAATGCTATATACCATACAGATAGAGTTGGTATAGAGAAGGTTATTTCTGAAATAAAGAGAACTTTAAAAGATAATGGTGAAATTTACCTTACTTTTAATTCGAAAAATAATCCTTCATTTAATAATCCTAGTAATGAAAAGATAGGAGAAAATACAATAATCAAAACTGAAGGAAAAGAAAAAGGAATTCCCCATTATTATGTAGATGAAAAAGAGGTTAGAAGATTAATGAAAGATTTTAAAATTATTAGTTTAAGACATGTAGAAGAAATAGGGGATGACTGGAGAAGTTGGCATTACTACGTATTAGCTAAATTTATATAACTAAGGAGAGAATATAATAATCGTAAAAATCTAATAAAGAACAATCTGACAAAATATAAAGAGGAGATTGAAGATAATGAAAATGAAATTAAGAGTTTGTGATGATAATGATAAAAATATTGTAGCACCTATGATTGTAGAATTAATGAATTATCATCGTAGATTAACTAAATCACCACAGGAATACTGGTGTACAATTGAGGAGGGAGAGAAATCATTTGATTCATGGTTAAAAGAAGGTAGAATTTATTTAATAGTTAATAATGGAGATTATATTGGATTCTTTTATTTAGAGTTTGGTGGAAATAACGCTGCATGGCTTGAAGATTTATTTATTCTTGAGAAATATAGAAGAAAAGGGTTAGGAAGAAAAGCTATGAATATTCTTGATGATATAATGATTAAGGAGAATAT
The genomic region above belongs to Senegalia massiliensis and contains:
- a CDS encoding methyl-accepting chemotaxis protein; translated protein: MKKLNLKLKSRLVIMLVLVALIPTLVLTGINYYEQRNMINGNITENSKNVNENLKERIDYFLNENTKLLEYLASDERVHEMDPLELKKIFGEFQKNYPSYEFIYVTDADGMLKASTSDVSVEDYSEYDYSDGEWYIDAKNGENHISESTYISSLTNNPCITVAVPIIRNGETIGVLGGDINLNGLQEIVSSIKIGNEGYGYLVDASGTYIAHPDFEEKVLNGESGAENPAVKDALKGINDTKVYTNESNVDMFSSTNFIEKTSWGVVTEQPHQQAFSELNSLLLNSLILISIVTGIVILIALLVAKNIANPITKLSEMIERLSKYDLTFVKDSKTEKYLNRKDEIGTISKALGTMQRNFITLIRNISDMSQQVASSSEELTATSQQSSVAAEEVAKTIEEIANGANEQAKNTDNGAGNINKLGHLIEQNQVYISDLNDSTKEVHTLKNEGIESLKDLTKRTEQSNLLSKEVNQVIVKTNESAGKIESASQMIKNIADQTNLLALNAAIEAARAGEAGRGFAVVADEIRKLAEESTVFTEEITSIIEELIGKTSDAVGKMKESGEIMNAQSESVKITNLKFEGINEAIERMEYVIKNINYSGREMEEKKVEIIGMIENLSAISQENAAGTEEASASIEEQTASIEEIATASQSLAKLATEMQENILKFKI
- a CDS encoding NUDIX hydrolase — protein: MLKVNFYELNTVEDSKLKFAVIMSRYKDKWIFVRHKERLSWEIPGGHREENENINYTASRELIEETGAKDFNLIPVCIYSVSRKEVESFGQLFYSNVESLGKLPNSEIGEVKPFDTIPKTLTYPLIQPYLYQKINEFFISREEYNVSNYGWQKDKF
- a CDS encoding alpha/beta hydrolase, whose protein sequence is MSQTMDGKKINFKNSRGLKIVANLYRADSNIIIIMAHGFTNDKSSNGRFDDLAEALNKVGYDVLAIDFSGCGESDDNSITLTNQVDDLNSAIQFALGKGYKKIGLFGNSFGTLACLKNYRKEVITMVLVGALTDSMQYDWNDYFSKKQLDNLHKQGFFYFCTNRKHKITNQTLMDFEQINQKDLFRNVDCPILIIHGDNIKDQEELQLLERSQKAINTIIDNSKLEIVKGSKHGMRKDWDKVIDITCKWYSKYIY
- a CDS encoding class I SAM-dependent methyltransferase, with product MNYNNLKEEWKKEEQYTFKGWDFSHIDARYEEEKLPWNYKEIILKYVNPSHRLLDMGTGGGEFLLTLNHPYELTSVTEAYPPNVELCKKKLSSLGIEVKQIIEDSNIPYVDNNFDIVINKHEAFDMNEVKRILKKDGFFITQQVGGKNNNDLSYKLIDGLEHQYLNHDLENNIKILKDAGFEILFSHEYFPKSKFYDIGALVYFAKIIEWEFPNFSVDSCFQNLCKLKKELDEKGYIVGTEHRFMIVAKKQ
- a CDS encoding DegV family protein, with the translated sequence MIKIMADSTCDLSKEIIDNYNIGVAPLNIIIKGKSYKDKIDIQPDEFYKVQRSLDKNPTTSMPSPEEYLKIIDRAVKDGYTEILCICMSSGTSGSYQSAVIAKDYYYENNKDSNIKIHVVDSLSMSHGSGWLIVKSDELLEEGYSFDQIIEFNENHKTRVKHFLCVDDLDNLIKSGRLTNVSALIGKVLRVKPIMSMKNGKGAIVSKVRGKNKALNYYIDEFTRRVDKDITDFIIIGYTTDINIASNLQEKIKKETDFDGEIYIMQMGAAVGTHVGSGGLSMFFVEKEKMKDGLLKNKIRTIKEKRLQK
- a CDS encoding S66 family peptidase: MIKKLKRGDTIGFFSPSTPITALCPNRFNRSKKFLENKGFKLKAGNLTDKKDFYRSGSIKDRAEELNQLIRDPEVRCIISTIGGMNSNSIVPYIDYESLKKDPKIIIGYSDMTAILFAIYAKTGITTFYGPALVASFGEIEPFNELNFKYFEDILVKEINIPYNYKVPKMWTEEYIDWESQNRSKKSNKNEWITINKGKIKGRLIIGNLNTMAGIWGSEYMPEIKKGDILFIEDSLKDAETIERSFAMLKANNIFDKIGGLILGKHELFEDRGSKRKPYEILEEVIGRYNFPFLAEVDCSHTHPMFTMPIGSIIELDATGKSINLISEYL
- a CDS encoding DUF5700 domain-containing putative Zn-dependent protease translates to MKVSINFKTDGVIDFYNIFNTKNILKKKDIVNLFDKYSYEKLLELFGKNVDLIEKDQWINLFHKAYILYLNNSKENVEENPVKSSIIQSVLWTLNNIENLNKNVDRIEKIINRQAFIKETLKYLPNINSDIEINIELYVFMYNACVEKSVVLLDVSFATLLTEDQLNALLSHELHHYLKENCQKPKKGYNEVGKALFALENEGIADMCSFKDICFIYEYFGFMEKGILKDCLENPDRYMREFIKLLRDKLILNKDIKLNNFLMTNQIVHPLGYSIAKYIENTFGIDELRNCAGKPLNFLLKYNDAVKKNLHKELLDQETIQKLKEIYDENI
- a CDS encoding DNA topology modulation protein FlaR, coding for MKTHIIGGSGTGKSYIAKQISKKYNIQHFDLDNIFWDNTVKTYGIKMPVEKRTEELSNILSKEDWIIEGVYYSWLLDSFKLSDKIFVLNISPLIFNFRIIKRFIKRKFGLEEGKKENIKSLKDLIIWTNNYQKFKIPKILEVLEPYRDKVIVIHNTKELYKYFMKIDK
- a CDS encoding TPR end-of-group domain-containing protein; amino-acid sequence: MNETQLLNRTLELINEAGTLDAYNFLVTNIYTLNSMSSQVYNFLYCLAATSDKKEEALRWLEEAIILKELWYRPEVFEDEDLNSLQDDIRFKTCSKISEERYLKAHKISKTQCTWINKSSNGLILVLHGNQQNNDISKVTWQFLYGEKYQVEYLQSEEIDSYNLFRWEDDGTGPIQLKETIDSIEWNSYEHKILCGFSAGCNVILRGIRDKDIRCNKIILQSPWIPIVKNNVNSLIQALKKNDIEVLIICGNDDEDCLKQCKIFELKLIEEELDVNTLYIEGLGHDYPENFNEIVLDFINKDN